Proteins encoded by one window of Salmo trutta chromosome 17, fSalTru1.1, whole genome shotgun sequence:
- the LOC115152297 gene encoding nuclear factor of activated T-cells, cytoplasmic 3-like, whose translation MTTVNCSGNEELDFRLIFGEDVQQQLGPTGPDPGDSTPYCTTQSMVNQPIGQAQDLQQSQQHHQAASQQAPLQTYGNYHPSSSYEVHSSRYCPMGHLPKAFDCPSIQITSISHSHQELGTSQEAVPISGADGGGECGRERSWSRDHLYLPLDPCYRDSSSLNPSPCSSLSSRSWLSDVSSCESFSHVYDDVEAELNEAAARFTMGSPLASPLASPGCSPQGQAAGGFGVELWQQQYFMNTHSLSPHQSPRQSPRQSPCHSPRNSVTDENWLNPRPTSRSGSRPTSPCGKRRHSSADVYGQGPSPSPSPHQSPCPTPSHSPRGSVTEDTWVVGSPGAMGALLYNLSEVDVPSKTRRTSQQAHMGLLHGQGDSGLVPEDQGVVLPHLDSPADESGSTLKQDGLFEELFLSVPSHFTWNKPKPGNTPLFRTSSLPPLDWPLPSQFGQCELKVDVQPRGHHRAHYETEGSRGAVKAASGGHPVVKLIGYNEKPVNLQIFIGTADDRYLRPHVFYQVHRVTGKAVATACQESVISSTKVLEISLLPENNMSTSIDCAGILKLRNSDIELRKGETDIGRKNTRVRVAFRVYIPQPSGKVLCLQAASIPVECSQRSATDLPQMQSCSPISCLVSGGEEMVITGSNISPESKVIFLEKGPDGRTQWEVDGKVIRDKSKRSRIVVEIPTYHNTTVSAAVQVQFYVCNGKRRRSQRQNFTYLAGASPHHYPTASDHAVVAPRVKQELTDSTYLSTCNNLPGLYPTSSKQNSSDGAFSQDRPLYGSSGGHPVPCGPPSQPVYTPSGSSPLQHSPHLHSYSPSMGYQRISPMHTPDSMPPPRTKPVYQATQHNVPYSGQASSPMRPGPAALQVIRPQSAQPRPAVSSPHRESVMYQSLIGPDLSVATLQSARTHTQNATQLQSLKYHCSHSDSDLAALQAEYNLSYHSDKNLPASYSPTPGVAATCSTSPLASASSGGPLRHLSPSSAQGLASGIDPQECPPAPHSLFSNDRVRVNIKQEPEEKLPHGSMGLQEITLDDVNEIIDRDISQLSGGGGAAESNQPEQDTYGWDTVILQ comes from the exons ATGACTACTGTAAATTGTAGCGGCAATGAGGAACTGGACTTCAGACTTATTTTCGGAGAGGACGTGCAACAACAGCTAGGCCCCACAG GTCCAGACCCTGGTGACAGCACGCCATACTGTACCACCCAGTCTATGGTCAATCAGCCAATTGGCCAGGCCCAAGACTTACAACAGAGCCAGCAGCACCATCAGGCTGCTTCTCAACAAGCTCCTCTCCAAACCTATGGTAACTACCACCCCAGCTCCAGCTATGAAGTTCACAGTTCCAGATACTGTCCCATGGGACACCTCCCCAAGGCGTTCGACTGCCCAAGCATCCAGATCACATCTATCAGTCACAGTCACCAAGAGCTGGGCACCAGCCAGGAGGCCGTGCCCATCAGCGGGGCAGACGGCGGGGGGGAGTGCGGTCGTGAACGGTCCTGGTCCAGGGATCACCTCTACCTACCCCTGGACCCCTGTTACAGGGACTCATCGTCCCTGAACCCCAGCCCTTGCAGCAGCCTGTCCTCCAGGAGCTGGCTGTCCGACGTGTCCTCCTGCGAGTCCTTCTCTCACGTTTACGACGACGTGGAGGCTGAGCTGAACGAGGCGGCCGCCCGATTCACCATGGGTTCCCCGCTGGCCTCTCCCCTGGCCTCCCCTGGCTGCTCCCCACAAGGCCAGGCCGCGGGGGGATTCGGGGTAGAGCTGTGGCAGCAGCAGTACTTCATGAACACCCACTCCCTCTCGCCCCACCAGTCCCCTCGCCAGTCGCCCCGTCAGTCCCCCTGTCACTCTCCGCGCAACAGCGTCACAGACGAGAACTGGCTTAACCCGCGCCCCACCTCCAGGTCCGGCTCAAGGCCCACATCACCTTGTGGGAAGAGACGACACTCCAGCGCAGACGTCTACGGACAGGGACCTTCCCCCTCCCCATCCCCTCATCAGTCCCCCTGCCCCACCCCCAGCCACTCTCCCAGGGGCAGCGTAACAGAGGACACCTGGGTGGTTGGAAGCCCTGGTGCCATGGGGGCCCTCCTGTACAACCTCTCTGAGGTAGACGTTCCCTCCAAAACCAGGAGGACCTCTCAGCAGGCTCACATGGGTCTACTGCATGGACAAGGAGACTCAGGGCTGGTGCCCGAAGACCAAGGAGTCGTGTTGcctcacctggactcacctgcAGATGAGTCTGGGTCTACTCTAAAACAGGATGGCCTTTTTGAAGAACTTTTTCTCTCGGTTCCCTCACACTTCACCTGGAACAAACCCAAACCTGGCAACACACCCCTTTTCAG GACCTCATCCCTACCCCCACTGGACTGGCCCCTGCCCAGCCAGTTTGGCCAGTGCGAGTTGAAGGTGGATGTGCAGCCACGGGGCCACCACAGGGCCCACTACGAGACAGAGGGGAGTCGGGGGGCCGTCAAGGCTGCCTCAGGAGGACACCCTGTAGTCAAG CTCATTGGATACAACGAGAAGCCAGTCAACCTGCAGATTTTCATTGGAACGGCAGACGATCGGTACTTGAGACCACATGTCTTCTACCAGGTGCACAGAGTAACGGGAAAGGCGGTGGCTACTGCTTGCCAGGAAAGCGTAATAAGCAGTACAAAGGTTCTGGaaatctctctcctccctgaaAACAATATGTCCACCAG TATTGACTGTGCAGGCATCCTGAAGCTGAGGAACTCTGACATTGAGCTCAGGAAGGGGGAGACAGACATCGGGAGGAAGAACACGCGTGTGCGAGTGGCATTCCGTGTGTATATCCCTCAGCCCAGCGGCAAGGTCCTGTGTCTGCAAGCTGCCTCTATTCCTGTGGAGTGCT CCCAGCGCTCGGCCACAGACCTTCCCCAGATGCAGAGCTGCAGTCCCATCAGCTGCTTGGTCAGTGGGGGGGAGGAGATGGTAATTACTGGCTCCAACATATCCCCCGAGTCAAAGGTCATCTTCCTGGAGAAAGGCCCTG ATGGACGCACACAGTGGGAAGTTGACGGAAAAGTTATTAGAGACAAGAGTAAAAGA TCCAGAATCGTGGTTGAGATTCCTACCTACCACAACACCACTGTGAGCGCTGCAGTCCAGGTGCAGTTCTACGTGTGCAATGGGAAGAGGAGAAGAAGCCAAAGGCAAAACTTCACATACTTGGCTGGTGCTTCTCCACACCATTATCCCACTGCCAGTGACCATGCAGTTGTGGCTCCTCGGGTGAAGCAGGAGCTCACCGACTCAACCTATCTGTCTACTTGCAACAATCTCCCTGGCCTATATCCAACCAGCAGCAAGCAGAATTCTTCTGACGGAGCCTTCTCTCAGGACAGGCCCTTGTATGGTTCCTCTGGTGGTCACCCTGTGCCTTGTGGTCCGCCCTCCCAGCCAGTATACACTCCCTCAGGCTCCTCGCCTCTTCAGCACTCCCCTCACCTCCACAGCTACAGTCCCAGTATGGGATACCAGCGTATAAGCCCTATGCATACACCTGATTCAATGCCACCCCCTCGGACAAAGCCTGTCTACCAGGCCACACAACATAATGTGCCTTATAGTGGCCAGGCCAGCTCTCCAATGAGACCTGGTCCTGCCGCACTCCAGGTCATTCGACCTCAGTCTGCCCAGCCCAGGCCAGCTGTCTCCAGCCCTCATAGGGAAAGTGTGATGTACCAGAGCCTCATTGGACCTGATCTCTCTGTCGCCACTCTCCAGTCTGCCAGAACCCACACCCAGAATGCAACCCAGCTGCAGTCTCTAAAATACCACTGTTCCCACTCAGACTCTGACCTAGCGGCTCTACAGGCAGAGTATAATCTGAGCTACCATTCTGACAAAAACTTGCCTGCTTCGTATTCCCCCACCCCTGGAGTAGCAGCAACCTGCTCCACCTCCCCGTTAGCATCAGCCTCCTCTGGGGGTCCCCTGAGGCACCTGTCCCCCAGCAGCGCTCAAGGGCTGGCCTCTGGTATCGACCCCCAGGAGTGTCCCCCGGCACCCCATTCCCTCTTCTCAAACGACAGAGTGAGGGTGAACATCAAGCAGGAACCAGAGGAGAAGCTGCCTCACGGCTCCATGGGGCTCCAGGAGATCACACTAGATGATG TGAATGAGATCATCGATAGAGACATATCTCAGCTCAGTGGCGGTGGTGGGGCAGCAGAGTCCAATCAACCAGAACAGGATACTTATGGATGGGATACTGTGATACTCCAGTGA